A genome region from Chryseobacterium sp. G0186 includes the following:
- a CDS encoding efflux RND transporter periplasmic adaptor subunit, producing MKIKYSIVSLALISLFAVSCGKKDTAEATTEKPKTEQAEEGAHEEGPKTIAELTEEQMKSVGVLLGQVEMKDLTSTIKANGLLRVPNDKKATVTSLYGGVIKTINFQIGDYVRKGQVLASISNPEYIQLQEQYLTVNSRISFAEQEFRRQKELFDNDAGAKKNLQSSDAELKSLRTQRASLQRQLQLMGISPGKVNNRNLRSGLVITAPISGIISNINAQIGSYVDVSSPVLEMIDNSSIHLDLQVFERDLPKMKVGQNVQFKLTNNPEMLYNAKVYSIGSSFENESKTISVHANVTGNKVGLIDGMNITGVINLESATTPAVPDEAIVEADGKFYVFVQTDKKAEEHEALEKADDDHGHGHDEGEAEHGHKNEQEAGNHAKEQGKKMNFEKVEVAKGSSEMGYTAITPVTEIPKDAKIVVKGAFFVNAKLSNAGDHGH from the coding sequence ATGAAAATCAAATATAGTATTGTATCTCTAGCTTTAATTTCACTTTTTGCTGTTAGTTGCGGAAAGAAAGATACAGCGGAAGCAACAACAGAAAAACCCAAAACAGAACAAGCTGAAGAGGGTGCTCACGAAGAAGGACCGAAAACTATTGCTGAACTTACAGAAGAACAAATGAAATCTGTAGGAGTCTTACTGGGACAAGTTGAAATGAAAGACCTAACGTCAACCATAAAAGCCAACGGATTGTTGAGGGTTCCTAATGATAAAAAAGCTACAGTGACCTCTTTATATGGAGGTGTTATTAAGACCATTAATTTTCAGATTGGTGATTATGTAAGAAAAGGGCAGGTGTTGGCAAGCATCAGTAATCCAGAATACATTCAGCTGCAGGAGCAATATTTAACCGTAAACAGTCGAATATCTTTTGCAGAGCAGGAATTCAGAAGGCAGAAAGAGCTATTTGACAATGATGCAGGAGCCAAAAAGAATCTACAGAGTTCTGATGCCGAACTGAAGAGTCTGAGAACACAAAGAGCATCTTTACAGAGACAACTTCAGCTGATGGGAATAAGCCCAGGAAAGGTTAATAACAGGAATCTACGTTCAGGATTGGTCATTACTGCTCCTATAAGTGGTATTATAAGTAATATCAATGCGCAGATAGGAAGTTATGTGGATGTTTCGTCTCCAGTTTTGGAAATGATTGATAACAGTTCGATTCATTTGGATCTTCAAGTTTTCGAAAGAGACCTTCCTAAAATGAAAGTAGGTCAAAATGTACAGTTTAAGCTGACCAATAACCCTGAAATGCTTTATAATGCAAAAGTTTATAGTATTGGTTCTTCTTTTGAAAATGAAAGCAAGACCATTTCTGTTCATGCCAATGTTACAGGAAATAAAGTGGGGTTGATCGACGGAATGAATATCACAGGTGTAATTAATCTTGAGAGTGCGACAACGCCTGCAGTTCCCGATGAGGCAATTGTAGAGGCTGACGGTAAGTTCTATGTATTTGTACAGACAGACAAAAAAGCTGAGGAGCATGAAGCTCTAGAGAAGGCAGATGATGATCATGGACATGGACATGATGAAGGAGAAGCTGAACACGGTCACAAAAATGAACAGGAAGCTGGAAATCACGCGAAAGAACAGGGGAAGAAAATGAATTTTGAAAAAGTTGAAGTGGCGAAAGGTTCATCAGAAATGGGCTATACCGCTATTACTCCTGTTACTGAAATTCCAAAAGATGCAAAGATTGTCGTTAAAGGAGCTTTCTTCGTGAATGCTAAACTATCGAACGCTGGAGATCATGGGCATTAG
- a CDS encoding DUF6428 family protein has protein sequence MKLSDIKEILPTLDNVEFQLENGIFVPEHFHVTEVGVITKNFIDCGGTIRNEKVVNFQLWNADDYEHRLKPTKLLNIIKLSEEKLGMEDAEIEVEYQSGTIGKYDLEFNGKTFVLKNKTTACLAQDACGIPSEKQKKNLTELSVNNSNACTPGGGCC, from the coding sequence ATGAAACTATCAGACATCAAAGAAATCTTACCAACATTAGATAATGTTGAATTTCAATTAGAGAACGGAATATTTGTACCAGAACACTTTCACGTTACAGAAGTGGGTGTAATTACAAAGAATTTCATCGATTGTGGTGGAACAATCAGAAATGAAAAAGTGGTCAACTTTCAATTATGGAATGCAGATGATTACGAGCATAGATTAAAGCCGACCAAACTATTAAACATCATCAAGTTATCTGAAGAAAAATTGGGAATGGAAGATGCTGAGATAGAAGTAGAATATCAAAGCGGAACAATTGGCAAGTACGATTTGGAGTTTAACGGGAAAACATTTGTACTAAAAAATAAAACGACTGCGTGTTTGGCTCAGGATGCTTGTGGCATTCCTTCAGAGAAACAAAAGAAAAATTTGACTGAATTATCTGTAAACAATTCAAACGCTTGTACGCCAGGAGGTGGTTGTTGTTAA
- a CDS encoding DUF6660 family protein, with translation MVLAVVPCNDIHAQSPNNSKDSYSTISNSEDSHSKDKGDICSPLCTCNCCQITVASFKSEPLPLQKKVTEYFSKKIHFQKNDFAYLVYDQIWQPPKI, from the coding sequence ATGGTGCTTGCCGTAGTGCCTTGTAATGATATCCATGCGCAGTCTCCAAATAATTCTAAAGATTCTTACAGTACTATCAGCAATTCTGAAGATTCTCATTCTAAAGACAAAGGAGATATTTGTTCTCCATTATGTACTTGTAACTGTTGTCAGATAACAGTAGCTTCTTTTAAAAGTGAACCTCTTCCACTTCAAAAAAAGGTCACTGAATATTTTTCAAAAAAGATTCATTTTCAGAAAAATGACTTTGCGTATTTGGTATACGACCAAATTTGGCAACCCCCCAAGATTTAG
- a CDS encoding class I SAM-dependent methyltransferase yields the protein MSLSDRKNHWEKIYNTKALEEVSWYQPTPETSLAFIKEFNVSKTAKIIDIGGGDSFFVDHLLDLGYQDITVLDISETALSKAKQRLGEKSNRVKWIVEDASTFKPTEQYDFWHDRAAFHFLTEDNEIESYIDTVKQNIKPTGILVIGSFSEQGPIKCSGIEIKQYSESSLESRFKEHFNKIECFTVDHRTPFNTNQNFVFCSFRRKR from the coding sequence ATGTCATTATCTGATAGAAAAAATCATTGGGAAAAAATATACAATACCAAAGCTTTGGAAGAAGTAAGCTGGTATCAGCCTACACCCGAAACGTCATTAGCATTTATTAAAGAATTCAATGTATCAAAAACGGCCAAAATAATTGATATTGGCGGAGGAGATAGTTTTTTTGTTGATCACTTGCTTGACTTGGGTTATCAGGACATTACAGTTTTAGACATATCAGAGACAGCACTTAGTAAAGCTAAGCAACGACTTGGCGAAAAGTCAAACCGTGTAAAATGGATAGTTGAAGATGCCAGTACATTTAAACCCACAGAACAATATGATTTTTGGCACGACAGGGCTGCTTTTCATTTTTTGACAGAGGATAATGAAATTGAAAGCTACATCGATACGGTTAAACAGAACATTAAACCAACAGGAATTTTGGTAATCGGGAGCTTTTCAGAACAAGGTCCGATAAAATGTAGTGGTATTGAAATCAAACAGTATTCTGAAAGTTCATTGGAAAGTCGCTTTAAGGAACATTTCAATAAAATAGAATGCTTTACCGTAGACCACAGAACACCTTTTAATACCAATCAGAACTTTGTGTTTTGCAGTTTTAGAAGAAAAAGATGA
- the arsB gene encoding ACR3 family arsenite efflux transporter, with amino-acid sequence MQPKLKFLDRYLTLWIFLAMAVGIGLGHFFPGISKITDALSAGTTNIPLAIGLILMMYPPLAKVDYSLLPQAFKDKKVIGISLFLNWIIGTLLMFGLAVLFLRNEPDYMTGLILIGLARCIAMVIVWSDLAKANREYTAMLVALNSIFQMLSYSFLVWLFINVLPSKLGLANFNVSVSMKDVTISVLIYLGIPFLAGFISRYALVKSKGIEWYNREFVPKISPITLYALLFTIVLMFSLKGDKILELPMDVIKVAIPLIIYFILMFFVSFFINKALKIPYDKNASIAFTATGNNFELAIAVAISIFGIYSPQAFVGVIGPLVEVPVLILLVKVSLWLNVRDSKKKMS; translated from the coding sequence ATGCAACCAAAACTAAAATTTCTTGACCGTTACCTTACCTTATGGATATTCCTTGCAATGGCAGTTGGTATAGGATTGGGACATTTCTTTCCGGGTATTTCAAAAATTACGGATGCTCTTTCAGCCGGCACCACAAACATTCCTTTGGCAATAGGTCTGATACTGATGATGTACCCACCATTGGCAAAAGTAGATTACTCATTATTGCCCCAAGCATTTAAGGATAAAAAAGTAATCGGCATATCGTTGTTTCTGAATTGGATTATCGGTACTTTGCTGATGTTCGGATTAGCCGTTTTGTTTCTACGAAATGAACCCGATTATATGACAGGCTTGATACTGATAGGTTTGGCAAGATGTATCGCAATGGTAATCGTATGGAGTGATTTAGCTAAAGCAAACAGAGAATATACAGCTATGTTAGTGGCATTAAATAGTATCTTCCAGATGCTTTCTTATAGCTTCTTAGTTTGGTTATTTATTAATGTGTTACCGAGTAAATTAGGATTGGCAAATTTCAATGTAAGTGTATCAATGAAAGATGTTACAATAAGCGTATTGATATATTTAGGCATTCCATTCTTAGCGGGTTTTATAAGCCGTTATGCATTGGTAAAATCAAAAGGGATAGAATGGTATAACAGGGAATTTGTACCCAAAATATCGCCCATTACATTATATGCTTTACTGTTTACCATAGTATTAATGTTCAGCTTGAAAGGCGATAAAATATTAGAGTTACCAATGGATGTAATAAAAGTAGCCATACCACTAATTATCTATTTTATACTAATGTTCTTCGTTAGTTTCTTTATCAATAAAGCCTTAAAAATTCCTTACGACAAAAACGCATCCATCGCATTTACAGCCACAGGAAACAATTTTGAATTGGCTATAGCAGTAGCAATATCTATTTTCGGTATCTATTCCCCACAAGCATTTGTGGGAGTTATTGGACCGTTGGTAGAAGTTCCCGTCTTGATACTATTGGTAAAGGTAAGTTTGTGGTTAAACGTGAGAGATAGTAAAAAAAAAATGAGTTAA
- a CDS encoding metallophosphoesterase family protein, with the protein MKIALFSDIHANLPALEAFFEDVEKRNPDSIYCLGDLVGYNIWANEVVNEIRKRKIPTIAGNYDFGIGRMSNDCGCAYKTDGEKDNGKISISFTNSIMKDEERAYLRTLPAHIKVEFQLNEDKLNLLLVHGSPRKINEYLFEDREEKSMLRIMEQADADILCFGHTHKPYHRILNSGIDGKNHFRHAINIGSVGKPKDNDVRGGYVMLTINEDSSVLDKDSISVEFIRFDYDIEKSAKAVEESPLPNEYAENLRRGY; encoded by the coding sequence ATGAAAATTGCATTATTCAGCGACATTCACGCCAATCTACCTGCCTTAGAAGCATTCTTTGAAGATGTAGAAAAAAGAAACCCCGACAGTATTTATTGCTTAGGCGATTTGGTAGGTTATAATATTTGGGCAAATGAAGTTGTAAACGAAATCCGTAAAAGGAAAATACCAACCATTGCAGGAAATTATGATTTTGGCATCGGGCGTATGAGCAACGATTGTGGATGTGCGTACAAAACAGACGGGGAAAAAGATAATGGGAAAATCTCTATTTCATTTACCAACTCTATTATGAAAGATGAAGAAAGAGCCTATTTGCGTACACTTCCTGCACATATCAAAGTAGAATTTCAATTGAATGAAGATAAGCTCAATTTATTATTAGTACACGGAAGTCCAAGAAAAATAAATGAATATTTATTTGAGGATAGAGAAGAAAAAAGTATGCTCAGAATTATGGAACAGGCGGACGCGGACATTTTGTGTTTCGGGCATACACACAAGCCATACCACCGTATTTTAAATTCTGGTATTGACGGAAAAAATCATTTCAGACACGCCATCAATATTGGTTCGGTAGGTAAACCTAAAGATAATGATGTAAGAGGTGGCTACGTGATGCTTACAATCAATGAAGATAGTTCAGTACTAGATAAAGATAGTATCAGTGTAGAATTTATACGCTTTGATTATGATATTGAAAAATCAGCAAAAGCAGTTGAAGAAAGCCCACTACCAAACGAATACGCAGAAAATTTAAGAAGAGGTTATTAA
- a CDS encoding glycine cleavage system protein H, with amino-acid sequence MGEIVNADLPNVGYNFQQDEVFGSVEAVKTVRDLFMPVSGKIIETIDLLLKAPTLINDNPYKDGWLIKIEIKDLTELENLLTANQYKELTN; translated from the coding sequence TTGGGCGAAATTGTAAATGCAGACTTACCGAATGTTGGATATAATTTTCAGCAGGATGAAGTATTCGGCTCTGTTGAAGCGGTTAAAACGGTCAGGGATTTATTTATGCCCGTATCGGGTAAAATCATTGAAACAATCGACCTACTATTGAAAGCACCTACACTTATCAATGACAACCCATATAAAGATGGTTGGTTGATAAAAATTGAAATCAAAGACCTTACAGAATTAGAAAACTTATTGACAGCAAACCAATATAAAGAACTTACAAATTAG
- a CDS encoding CusA/CzcA family heavy metal efflux RND transporter, which translates to MLDNIIRFSIKNKIIIGLMTLMLVIWGAWSATKLPIDAVPDITNNQVQIITVCPTLAGQEVEQLVTFPIEQSIANVPNIEETRSISRFGLSVITVVFKEDVDVYFARQLISEQLKRAAEEIPKGVGTPEMAPVSTGLGEVYQYILHPKKGSEKKYSSKELRTMQDWIVRRQLNGTPGVAEINSFGGELKQYEVAVNPNRLKAMGVSITDIFTALEKNNQNTGGAYIDKKPNAYFIRGIGIVTSIEDVKNIAVKNETGSVPIFIKDVANVGLGHAVRYGALTYNGEVDAVGGVIMMLKGANSNEVVQRVKEKIPTIQKSLPADVVIEPFLDRTDLVGRAISTVEKNLIEGALIVIFVLVIFLGNLRAGLIVASAIPLSLLFALGMMNVFGVSANLMSLGAIDFGLIVDGAVIIVEATLHHLGMRKSMKVMTQNEMDEEVFLSASKIRSSAAFGEIIILIVYIPILTLVGVEGKMFTPMAKTVGFAILGALILSLTYIPMMSALILSKKPSHKETFSDKMMNRLQKIYQPLLEKALKIKYWLVGVTVAIFAVAVLIFGRMGGEFIPQLQEGDFAFHCILPQGSSLSQSIETSMQASRIIKQFDEVKMVVGKTGAAEVPTDPMPPEATDMIVVLKPQDEWKTKKSYEQLADEISEKLETIPGVFFEKNQPIQMRFNELMTGIRQDVAVKIFGENLDSLAIYADKTAKVIQLVQGATSPQIERVSGLPQINVEYDRTRMANYGLNIQDVNSAVSTAFAGQAAGQVFENERRFDLVVRLDSLNRTNIDDVNNLMISTNSGVQVPLSQVANVSYKLGPAQISREAGKRRIVIGFNVKGRDVESVVEDIQKKLDQQVKLPSGYYFTYGGQFENLKAASARLMIAVPVSLLLIFMLLYFTFHSFKQAALIFTAIPMSAIGGVFALILRDMPFSISAGIGFIALFGVAVLNGIVLIGTFNQLEKEGETDILKRVLVGAKTRLRPVLMTATVASLGFLPMAISTGAGAEVQKPLATVVIGGLVTATFLTLFVLPMLYIIFNTKINIKKIGNKSVATLVILGFLFLGQTFKAQQGNPLSLEEATKMALTNNNLMKSKDLDIKATEALLPTAKELPKMNADMQLGQYNSKKFDQMFSISQTIPFPSLFKAKKDLINEQVKGKQISKEVSANELAKQVRTYYYQIEYLQYNQTKLQNLDSLYTDFIRIATVRFKAGDVKKIEINTAETQKGEINLLLKQNWVYLINAYKNLKALLNTSEDFTILYDENYHPLKADYVLDSTVVARHPTVRAFYQDMEIAEKNKKVEKSLGLPDFTIGYTNQSLIGFQTVNGMDQYFNGGNRFHSATIGVSIPLTFGATKARIRSLDYQKQMAESNAKFQQKQLEAQLENALNQYQQNIKQYDYYVNLAIPNAEKITKAGQLGYKTGEISYVEYLFALQTSTNIQLKYLQSIQQVNESVIIINSIINQ; encoded by the coding sequence ATGTTAGATAATATCATAAGATTTAGCATCAAAAATAAAATCATCATAGGCTTGATGACTTTGATGTTAGTCATTTGGGGTGCTTGGAGCGCCACAAAATTACCTATTGATGCCGTACCGGACATCACCAACAATCAGGTACAGATTATTACAGTTTGCCCGACGCTTGCAGGACAGGAAGTGGAGCAACTCGTTACTTTTCCAATCGAGCAAAGTATTGCCAATGTCCCAAATATTGAAGAAACAAGAAGTATTTCAAGGTTTGGGCTATCAGTTATTACCGTTGTTTTCAAAGAAGATGTAGACGTTTATTTTGCCCGTCAGTTAATCAGCGAACAATTAAAAAGAGCTGCCGAAGAAATTCCGAAAGGTGTGGGAACACCTGAAATGGCTCCTGTAAGTACAGGTTTGGGCGAAGTCTATCAATATATTCTTCACCCTAAAAAAGGCAGTGAGAAAAAATACAGCAGTAAGGAGCTAAGAACAATGCAGGACTGGATTGTCCGCAGACAGCTTAACGGAACTCCTGGTGTTGCGGAAATTAACAGCTTTGGAGGAGAGTTGAAACAGTATGAAGTTGCAGTAAATCCAAACCGTCTAAAAGCAATGGGAGTAAGTATTACAGATATATTTACTGCTTTAGAGAAAAACAATCAAAACACCGGAGGTGCTTATATTGATAAAAAGCCGAATGCCTATTTTATTCGTGGAATCGGAATCGTTACTTCGATTGAAGATGTAAAAAATATAGCTGTCAAAAATGAAACGGGTAGTGTTCCGATTTTCATTAAAGATGTAGCCAATGTTGGCTTAGGCCACGCAGTCCGTTATGGAGCTTTGACTTATAATGGCGAAGTAGATGCAGTGGGAGGTGTAATTATGATGCTGAAAGGCGCCAATAGTAATGAAGTCGTTCAAAGAGTTAAAGAAAAAATTCCTACCATTCAGAAATCGCTTCCGGCAGATGTTGTGATTGAGCCATTTTTGGACAGAACAGATCTGGTAGGAAGAGCAATCAGTACTGTAGAAAAAAACCTGATTGAAGGAGCATTGATCGTAATCTTTGTCTTGGTTATTTTCCTTGGAAATTTAAGAGCTGGTTTGATTGTAGCTTCAGCAATTCCCCTTTCATTGCTATTTGCTTTAGGAATGATGAATGTTTTTGGGGTAAGCGCCAACCTGATGAGTTTAGGAGCTATTGATTTTGGTTTGATTGTAGATGGTGCAGTGATTATTGTCGAAGCCACCCTTCATCATCTTGGAATGAGAAAAAGTATGAAGGTAATGACTCAAAATGAAATGGATGAAGAGGTTTTCCTTTCTGCGTCAAAGATTAGAAGCAGTGCTGCATTCGGAGAGATCATTATTTTAATCGTTTATATTCCGATTCTAACTTTAGTGGGTGTTGAAGGTAAAATGTTCACACCAATGGCTAAGACAGTAGGGTTTGCAATTCTAGGAGCTTTGATTTTGTCACTGACTTACATTCCTATGATGAGTGCCTTGATCTTATCAAAAAAACCTTCTCATAAAGAGACTTTCTCAGATAAGATGATGAACAGACTCCAAAAAATCTATCAGCCTCTTTTGGAAAAAGCTTTGAAAATTAAATATTGGCTGGTGGGAGTAACAGTTGCCATATTTGCCGTTGCAGTTCTGATTTTTGGTAGAATGGGAGGAGAATTTATTCCTCAATTACAGGAAGGAGATTTTGCTTTTCACTGTATTTTACCACAGGGAAGTTCTTTAAGTCAAAGTATAGAAACTTCAATGCAGGCTTCAAGAATTATCAAGCAATTCGATGAGGTAAAAATGGTTGTCGGAAAAACAGGAGCTGCAGAAGTCCCTACTGATCCTATGCCGCCGGAAGCCACGGATATGATTGTCGTACTAAAACCACAGGATGAATGGAAAACCAAGAAATCCTATGAACAATTAGCCGACGAAATTTCTGAAAAACTGGAAACCATTCCAGGAGTTTTCTTTGAAAAAAACCAGCCGATCCAAATGCGTTTTAATGAACTAATGACCGGTATCAGACAGGACGTTGCGGTGAAGATATTTGGTGAGAATTTAGATTCATTGGCAATTTATGCAGATAAAACAGCAAAAGTTATTCAATTGGTTCAGGGAGCAACTTCCCCACAAATAGAACGTGTTAGTGGGCTACCGCAGATTAATGTGGAATATGACAGAACAAGAATGGCCAATTATGGACTGAATATTCAGGATGTTAACAGTGCTGTAAGTACTGCATTTGCAGGACAGGCAGCAGGGCAGGTTTTCGAAAATGAAAGAAGATTCGATCTTGTTGTCCGTTTAGACAGTCTGAACAGAACTAATATCGATGATGTAAATAACCTGATGATCTCCACCAATTCCGGAGTGCAGGTTCCTCTTTCACAGGTGGCAAATGTCAGTTATAAATTAGGTCCCGCACAAATCAGTCGTGAGGCAGGAAAAAGAAGAATTGTTATCGGTTTCAATGTCAAAGGCAGAGATGTTGAAAGCGTTGTGGAAGATATTCAGAAAAAGCTGGATCAACAGGTTAAACTTCCGTCGGGATATTATTTCACCTATGGTGGTCAGTTTGAAAATCTAAAGGCGGCGAGCGCAAGGTTGATGATTGCTGTTCCTGTGTCGTTGCTACTGATCTTTATGCTTTTATATTTTACATTTCACTCTTTTAAACAGGCTGCGCTAATTTTTACAGCCATTCCAATGAGTGCTATTGGTGGTGTTTTCGCTTTAATATTAAGAGATATGCCATTCAGTATCAGTGCAGGAATTGGATTTATTGCTTTATTTGGAGTTGCGGTTTTGAACGGAATTGTTTTGATAGGCACTTTCAACCAACTGGAAAAAGAAGGCGAAACCGATATTCTAAAGCGCGTATTGGTAGGTGCCAAAACGAGGTTGAGACCCGTTTTGATGACAGCGACGGTGGCTTCATTAGGATTTTTGCCAATGGCAATTTCTACGGGAGCAGGAGCAGAAGTTCAGAAACCACTGGCAACAGTTGTTATTGGAGGTTTGGTAACAGCTACATTCCTGACATTATTTGTATTGCCTATGCTTTATATTATTTTTAATACAAAAATCAACATAAAGAAAATAGGTAATAAATCAGTTGCAACACTTGTGATATTAGGATTCTTATTTTTAGGTCAGACTTTTAAAGCACAGCAGGGTAATCCGTTGAGTCTTGAGGAGGCTACCAAGATGGCGCTAACCAACAATAACCTGATGAAGTCAAAAGATCTGGATATTAAGGCCACGGAAGCATTATTGCCTACCGCCAAAGAACTTCCTAAAATGAATGCAGATATGCAATTGGGACAGTATAACTCGAAAAAGTTTGATCAAATGTTTTCCATTTCTCAGACAATTCCATTTCCCAGCTTATTTAAAGCCAAAAAAGACCTTATTAACGAGCAGGTGAAAGGTAAACAAATAAGTAAAGAGGTGTCTGCAAATGAACTCGCTAAACAGGTTAGAACATATTATTATCAGATTGAGTACTTGCAGTACAATCAGACAAAACTTCAAAACCTGGACAGCTTATATACCGATTTTATTAGAATTGCAACAGTTAGGTTTAAAGCGGGAGATGTTAAAAAAATTGAAATTAATACCGCTGAAACGCAGAAAGGAGAAATTAATCTGTTACTCAAACAAAATTGGGTGTATTTGATTAATGCTTACAAAAACCTAAAGGCACTTTTAAATACTTCTGAGGATTTTACCATATTATATGATGAGAATTATCATCCTCTGAAAGCGGATTATGTTCTGGACAGTACTGTTGTTGCAAGACATCCTACGGTAAGGGCTTTTTATCAGGATATGGAGATTGCTGAGAAAAACAAAAAGGTTGAAAAGTCCCTAGGTTTACCGGATTTCACAATAGGTTATACAAATCAGTCACTGATTGGTTTTCAGACTGTAAATGGAATGGATCAATATTTTAACGGTGGAAACAGATTTCATTCTGCAACAATTGGAGTTTCTATTCCATTAACTTTTGGTGCAACCAAGGCGAGAATTCGTTCACTGGATTATCAAAAGCAAATGGCGGAGTCCAATGCGAAGTTTCAGCAAAAACAATTGGAAGCACAGCTTGAAAATGCTTTGAACCAATATCAGCAAAATATAAAACAGTATGATTACTATGTCAATCTGGCTATTCCAAATGCTGAGAAGATTACAAAAGCAGGGCAGTTGGGATATAAAACAGGGGAAATATCATATGTGGAATATCTTTTTGCTTTGCAGACTTCTACCAATATTCAGTTGAAATATCTGCAATCCATTCAGCAGGTCAATGAATCTGTCATTATCATTAATTCAATAATCAATCAATAA
- a CDS encoding ArsR/SmtB family transcription factor produces the protein MGLTKSDMFSDEQNKLASLFKVFGHPARVAILQYIINQKSCICNDLVDKLGLAQATISQHLKELKYMGIIQGTIDGKSVCYCIEEKKWKEIQEYFNQFFEQEVKVNQCC, from the coding sequence ATGGGGCTTACAAAATCAGATATGTTTTCAGATGAACAAAATAAATTAGCTTCTTTGTTTAAAGTTTTTGGACATCCTGCAAGGGTAGCTATACTTCAATATATTATCAATCAAAAATCCTGCATTTGCAATGATTTGGTGGATAAATTAGGTTTGGCGCAAGCGACAATCTCGCAGCATTTAAAAGAGTTGAAATATATGGGTATTATACAGGGTACAATAGATGGAAAATCAGTTTGTTATTGTATAGAAGAAAAGAAATGGAAAGAGATACAAGAGTATTTCAATCAATTCTTTGAACAGGAAGTAAAAGTAAATCAATGCTGTTAA